In one Corallincola holothuriorum genomic region, the following are encoded:
- a CDS encoding regulatory protein RecX encodes MRLLARRDHSHQELANKLRQRRFSSSDIATVLDKCAEHGWLDEPRFCDSYIRRRSQQGYGPQRIRAELIQRGIDKTLISDALKQCSVDWQLVLSDCIQRRFDSLSAQREERAKQLRFLLYRGFNHDLIQQLGDN; translated from the coding sequence ATGCGCTTGCTTGCGCGGCGTGATCACTCCCACCAAGAGTTGGCGAATAAGCTTCGCCAACGGCGCTTTTCTTCTTCTGACATCGCCACCGTCCTAGACAAGTGTGCAGAGCACGGTTGGCTCGATGAACCTCGCTTTTGCGATAGTTACATTCGTCGCCGCAGTCAGCAAGGGTATGGGCCGCAGCGGATCAGAGCAGAGTTAATTCAACGGGGTATTGATAAGACGTTGATTTCTGATGCACTAAAGCAGTGTTCTGTTGATTGGCAACTCGTCCTTAGTGATTGTATTCAGCGTCGCTTTGACAGCCTATCAGCGCAAAGAGAAGAGCGTGCGAAACAGCTCCGTTTTTTGCTTTACCGTGGATTTAATCATGACTTGATCCAACAATTGGGTGATAACTGA